A stretch of Penaeus vannamei isolate JL-2024 chromosome 18, ASM4276789v1, whole genome shotgun sequence DNA encodes these proteins:
- the LOC113812781 gene encoding uncharacterized protein isoform X2 codes for MTRPLVVLLACVALAFVVPGKAEPEPDSKVRVKIDPNDSKVDANVEVQKTDNELSVNVHSQFLGPDNEDKFCCLVDGVIHNNGTVWIYGNGTECICLEGREDCRHSHL; via the exons ATGACCCGTCCTTTGGTTGTGCTTTTGGCGTGTGTGGCGCTCGCTTTTGTTGTG CCTGGCAAGGCAGAGCCTGAGCCGGACTCCAAAGTGCGAGTGAAAATCGACCCAAACG ATTCGAAAGTCGATGCGAATGTGGAAGTTCAGAAAACGGATAACGAACTCTCCGTAAAC GTCCACTCCCAATTCCTGGGGCCGGATAACGAGGACAAGTTCTGTTGCTTGGTGGACGGCGTGATCCACAACAACGGCACAGTCTGGATATATGGCAACGGGACCGAGTGTATCTGCTTGGAGGGTCGAGAGGACTGCAGACATAGTCATCTG TAA
- the LOC113812781 gene encoding uncharacterized protein isoform X1, which yields MTRPLVVLLACVALAFVVQPGKAEPEPDSKVRVKIDPNDSKVDANVEVQKTDNELSVNVHSQFLGPDNEDKFCCLVDGVIHNNGTVWIYGNGTECICLEGREDCRHSHL from the exons ATGACCCGTCCTTTGGTTGTGCTTTTGGCGTGTGTGGCGCTCGCTTTTGTTGTG caGCCTGGCAAGGCAGAGCCTGAGCCGGACTCCAAAGTGCGAGTGAAAATCGACCCAAACG ATTCGAAAGTCGATGCGAATGTGGAAGTTCAGAAAACGGATAACGAACTCTCCGTAAAC GTCCACTCCCAATTCCTGGGGCCGGATAACGAGGACAAGTTCTGTTGCTTGGTGGACGGCGTGATCCACAACAACGGCACAGTCTGGATATATGGCAACGGGACCGAGTGTATCTGCTTGGAGGGTCGAGAGGACTGCAGACATAGTCATCTG TAA